The following are encoded in a window of Haladaptatus sp. R4 genomic DNA:
- a CDS encoding ABC transporter substrate-binding protein: protein MPQGGDTRDTPTRRDYLKGGGAVIGGGLLAGCSGSKSETTTTQKTGTDSTTTTETESETKTSENGSYSVTMSPVGTVEFDAVPKKIFTRLSHHTGMAFALGRGDDVNAVNGPEYYDTTWNQFTPRLPGVSVDWSDLYPSWEVSKEKLYALDSDVHLADPASVIQLDNWNMKDIDEIADNIAPWFGNSLSAREQKVTSEWTGDYQYYTLWEQFEKVAKVFREEKRYEALASVHDDLLATIRDGLPPKDDRPSVAMITAGDVTKQIWAYPVVSQGFLTAHTRPLRPKDAFGGSVDSGATVDLEAMLEANPDVILFLGGMQPDVSMNDLRSTLESDPVAAKISAVENGHVYPQGARYQGPILNLFQLEMSAKQFYPDQFGEWSTSDGGPYPEFPEDEQLFDRQEVADIIKGNF, encoded by the coding sequence ATGCCACAAGGCGGCGACACACGCGATACACCGACACGACGGGACTACCTCAAAGGCGGCGGCGCAGTCATCGGGGGCGGCCTGCTCGCCGGGTGTTCCGGCAGTAAATCCGAAACGACCACGACGCAGAAGACCGGTACCGACTCCACGACGACAACCGAAACGGAATCGGAGACGAAGACGTCCGAGAACGGATCGTACTCTGTGACGATGTCCCCCGTAGGGACCGTCGAGTTCGACGCCGTCCCGAAGAAGATATTCACCCGGTTGTCACACCACACCGGCATGGCGTTCGCGCTCGGCCGCGGCGACGACGTCAACGCCGTCAACGGACCGGAGTACTACGACACGACGTGGAACCAGTTCACACCTCGTCTCCCGGGCGTTTCGGTGGACTGGTCGGATTTGTACCCGTCGTGGGAAGTGAGCAAGGAGAAACTCTACGCACTCGACAGCGACGTTCACTTGGCCGACCCCGCGTCGGTGATTCAACTCGACAATTGGAACATGAAGGACATCGACGAAATCGCCGACAACATCGCGCCGTGGTTCGGCAATTCGTTAAGCGCGCGCGAGCAGAAGGTGACTTCCGAGTGGACCGGCGATTATCAGTACTACACCCTGTGGGAGCAGTTCGAGAAGGTCGCAAAGGTGTTCCGCGAGGAGAAGCGCTACGAGGCGCTCGCCAGCGTTCACGACGACCTCCTCGCAACGATACGAGACGGTCTCCCGCCGAAGGACGACCGTCCGAGCGTGGCGATGATCACCGCCGGAGACGTGACGAAGCAGATCTGGGCGTATCCGGTCGTCAGTCAGGGATTCCTGACGGCGCACACGCGACCGCTACGGCCCAAGGACGCGTTCGGTGGATCGGTCGATTCCGGGGCGACGGTCGACTTGGAAGCGATGTTGGAGGCGAATCCGGACGTGATACTGTTCCTCGGCGGGATGCAGCCGGACGTGAGCATGAACGACCTCCGCTCGACGCTCGAATCCGATCCCGTCGCCGCGAAGATTTCCGCGGTCGAGAACGGCCACGTCTACCCGCAAGGGGCGCGTTATCAGGGGCCGATCCTGAACCTCTTCCAGTTGGAGATGAGCGCCAAGCAGTTCTACCCCGACCAGTTCGGCGAATGGTCCACCTCCGACGGCGGACCGTATCCCGAATTCCCGGAGGACGAACAACTGTTCGACCGTCAAGAAGTCGCGGATATCATCAAGGGGAACTTCTAA
- a CDS encoding SMP-30/gluconolactonase/LRE family protein encodes MPEPTRVADTHNHTGEGPLWHPDENRLYWLDIPNGELLRYDPATDEHERCYEADAIGGFTIQKDGSLLLFEDAGKVEIWRDGTTETVIEEIPEERDTRFNDVIADPEGRVFCGTMPTDDRLGSLYRLDPDGTITKVLDGLQIPNGMGFTPDRSRLYFNETEAESVYRFEYDAETGEISNRDVFVDTEDEEGSPDGMTVDADGYVWTAYWNGGCLVRYTPDGEEDRRIDFPARKVSCVTFGGEGYEDAYVTTALGPGEGEAGLREEEGDGAGALFRFSPGVAGRPEFRSDVSP; translated from the coding sequence ATGCCCGAACCGACGCGCGTCGCGGATACGCACAATCACACCGGCGAAGGACCGCTCTGGCACCCGGACGAAAACCGCCTCTACTGGCTCGATATCCCGAACGGCGAGTTGCTTCGATACGACCCGGCGACGGACGAGCACGAACGGTGCTACGAGGCGGACGCCATCGGCGGGTTCACCATCCAAAAGGACGGGTCGTTGCTGCTGTTCGAGGACGCCGGGAAGGTCGAAATCTGGCGCGACGGTACGACGGAGACCGTCATCGAGGAGATACCGGAAGAACGCGACACGCGCTTCAACGACGTGATCGCCGACCCGGAAGGACGGGTGTTCTGCGGCACGATGCCGACCGACGACCGACTCGGTAGCCTGTATCGACTCGACCCCGACGGGACGATTACGAAGGTGCTCGACGGGTTGCAGATTCCGAACGGGATGGGATTCACCCCGGACCGCTCAAGATTGTATTTCAACGAGACCGAGGCGGAGTCGGTGTATCGGTTCGAGTACGACGCGGAGACGGGGGAGATTTCGAACCGGGACGTGTTCGTCGATACGGAAGACGAAGAAGGAAGCCCCGACGGGATGACCGTCGATGCGGACGGGTACGTTTGGACCGCCTACTGGAACGGAGGGTGTCTCGTCCGCTACACGCCGGACGGCGAAGAAGATCGACGTATCGACTTTCCCGCGCGGAAGGTCTCCTGCGTGACGTTCGGCGGCGAGGGATACGAGGACGCGTACGTCACGACCGCTCTCGGTCCGGGTGAGGGCGAAGCGGGATTGCGGGAGGAAGAAGGCGACGGAGCGGGTGCTCTGTTTCGGTTCTCGCCCGGCGTCGCCGGTCGTCCGGAATTCCGCTCGGACGTCTCCCCGTGA
- a CDS encoding aldo/keto reductase → MNYRTLGSTGTKVSELCFGTWRFGKRTGDVLETDREEAHELLDAAWENGINFIDTANVYGTPNGRSEEYIGEWLADHDREDFVIASKVYFPFDGWGEPGPNDSGLSRKHIRAQIEGTLDRLGTDYLDLYYIHRWDDETPIEETLATLTELVEDGKVNYLGASTMAAWQLTKSLWKSDVNGFERFDVTQPLHHAGYYTDVADFLDVCADQDIAVCPYSPLAGGFLTGKYERADPDDPKAVKGPDDARGDFDDLFGDYYVSERGWKVLDEIRSVADEVDATPAQVSLRWLMDHDDFTCVPIIGARTPEQLDENVAACDIDLSGELWDRIMDARYKDDDTLWGH, encoded by the coding sequence ATGAACTATCGAACGCTCGGTTCGACGGGTACGAAAGTCTCCGAACTCTGTTTCGGCACGTGGCGGTTCGGGAAACGCACCGGCGACGTCCTCGAAACGGACCGTGAGGAAGCACACGAACTGCTCGACGCCGCGTGGGAGAACGGTATCAACTTCATCGATACCGCAAACGTGTACGGCACCCCGAACGGCAGGAGCGAGGAGTACATCGGGGAATGGCTCGCCGACCACGACCGGGAGGACTTCGTCATCGCCTCGAAGGTGTACTTCCCGTTCGACGGTTGGGGCGAACCGGGACCGAACGACTCGGGACTCTCGCGCAAACACATCCGCGCCCAGATAGAGGGCACGCTCGACCGCCTCGGCACGGACTACCTCGACCTGTACTACATCCACCGCTGGGACGACGAGACCCCCATCGAGGAGACGCTCGCGACGCTGACGGAACTCGTCGAGGACGGGAAAGTGAACTACCTCGGTGCGTCCACGATGGCGGCGTGGCAACTCACGAAGTCGCTCTGGAAATCCGACGTGAACGGTTTCGAGCGCTTCGACGTGACCCAACCCCTCCACCACGCGGGCTACTACACGGACGTCGCCGATTTCCTCGACGTCTGTGCGGACCAAGACATCGCCGTCTGTCCGTACTCCCCGCTCGCGGGTGGGTTCCTGACCGGAAAATACGAACGCGCGGACCCGGACGACCCGAAGGCGGTGAAAGGCCCCGACGATGCCCGCGGGGATTTCGACGACCTGTTCGGCGACTATTACGTCTCCGAGCGCGGGTGGAAAGTGCTCGACGAGATTCGATCGGTCGCGGACGAGGTGGATGCGACGCCTGCACAGGTGTCGCTTCGGTGGTTGATGGACCACGACGACTTCACCTGTGTTCCGATCATCGGCGCACGCACGCCCGAGCAGTTGGACGAGAACGTCGCGGCATGTGACATCGACCTTTCCGGGGAACTGTGGGACCGTATCATGGACGCCCGATACAAGGACGACGACACGCTCTGGGGGCACTGA
- the mgtA gene encoding magnesium-translocating P-type ATPase, with translation MKRTSYADSEFRTAFVEHYMQRELSFWSESVDDLFAELDTTRAGLSTETARQRLEAYGYNRFQRKERLSVVRLFARQFKSAIVLLLLFAAVLSFLLGERTETWIIFAIVLLSGLLGFWQEYNATNAVEELLSLVEVEAEVVRDGEPSAVKIDDVVPGDITRLNAGDTIPGDCRLLEAESLHVNEAVLTGETFPVEKTPGTVSPTAPIADRTNSLFMGTHVVSGEATAVVVRTGERTELGQISERLQYRPPETDFERGIRHFGHLLLEVTLLLVLAIFAINVYFQRPIFDSFLFALALAVGLTPQLLPAIITINLASGARDMATENVIVKQPSAIENFGSMDVFCADKTGTLTEGTIRVHSAIDIDGNESERTFLHAYLNSSYESGFENPIDEAVREADDIDTTPYRKLGEVPYDFTRKRLSVLLADRDESRLITKGAVENVLDVCTTAETASGDAVPISEAEPSIRDEFEAASEDGFRVLGVATRTWEEKRQVTRADEAGVTFLGLLLLEDPPKDGIAETVRDLESLGVGLKIISGDNRYVVHHVGELVGLADERQVLTGTDIAGMSDDALRARIDRVNLFAEVEPSQKERIIVALQDQGHVVGYLGDGINDAPSLRAADAGISVDSAVDVAKEAANIVLLERNLSVLVDGIRSGRRTFMNTLKYIFLTTSANFGNMFSMAGASLFLPFLPLLPVQILLINLLSDLPAITISTDTVDSEWVDTPRRWNISFIRDFMVTFGTVSSVFDFFTFGVLLIGLRATVTEFRTGWFVFSVLTEVLMVLLIRTRKPIFESRPSGPLVVASLAIALLTPLFPMLFIGRVFDFTPLTIPLFVALLGLLVGYLLTIEVVKRVFYRHISL, from the coding sequence TTGAAACGGACATCGTACGCCGATTCGGAATTTCGAACGGCGTTCGTCGAACACTACATGCAACGCGAACTATCATTCTGGAGCGAATCGGTCGACGACTTGTTTGCCGAGCTGGATACGACGCGGGCCGGTCTCTCGACGGAAACCGCACGCCAGCGGTTGGAAGCGTACGGATACAATCGGTTCCAACGAAAAGAACGGCTCTCGGTAGTTCGATTGTTCGCTCGCCAGTTCAAGAGTGCGATCGTCCTCTTGCTCCTGTTTGCGGCCGTCCTCTCGTTTCTGCTCGGCGAGAGAACGGAGACGTGGATCATCTTCGCGATCGTCCTTCTGAGCGGACTACTGGGGTTCTGGCAGGAGTACAACGCGACGAACGCGGTCGAGGAGTTGCTCTCGCTCGTCGAAGTCGAAGCGGAGGTCGTTCGGGACGGGGAACCGAGCGCGGTCAAGATCGACGACGTCGTTCCGGGCGACATCACCCGTCTCAACGCTGGCGATACGATTCCGGGGGACTGCAGGCTCCTCGAAGCGGAAAGCCTGCACGTCAACGAAGCCGTGTTAACGGGGGAGACGTTCCCCGTCGAGAAAACGCCCGGGACCGTTTCCCCGACGGCACCGATCGCCGACCGGACGAACTCGTTGTTCATGGGGACGCACGTCGTGAGCGGTGAAGCGACGGCCGTCGTCGTTCGAACCGGCGAGAGGACGGAGTTGGGCCAAATCTCGGAGCGGCTACAGTATCGACCGCCGGAAACGGATTTCGAACGCGGTATCAGGCACTTCGGCCACCTGCTGTTGGAGGTGACGTTGCTGCTGGTGCTCGCCATCTTCGCCATCAACGTCTACTTCCAACGGCCGATTTTCGATTCGTTTCTCTTCGCCCTCGCGCTCGCAGTCGGGTTGACCCCACAACTGTTGCCAGCGATCATCACCATCAACCTCGCCAGCGGGGCGAGAGACATGGCGACGGAGAACGTCATCGTCAAGCAACCATCCGCCATCGAGAACTTCGGCAGTATGGACGTGTTCTGTGCGGACAAGACGGGCACGCTCACCGAGGGGACGATTCGGGTGCACTCCGCGATCGATATCGACGGAAACGAGAGTGAGCGCACCTTTCTCCACGCGTATCTGAACTCGTCGTACGAAAGCGGCTTCGAGAATCCGATCGACGAAGCGGTCCGGGAAGCCGACGACATCGACACGACGCCGTATCGAAAGCTCGGCGAGGTGCCGTACGATTTCACGCGCAAACGCCTCAGCGTCCTGCTCGCGGATCGGGACGAATCGCGGTTGATAACGAAAGGGGCGGTCGAAAACGTCCTCGACGTCTGTACGACGGCGGAAACGGCATCCGGGGACGCCGTTCCCATTTCAGAAGCCGAACCGTCGATTCGGGACGAGTTCGAAGCGGCGAGCGAGGACGGGTTTCGAGTGCTCGGCGTCGCAACGCGAACATGGGAGGAAAAACGGCAGGTCACCCGGGCGGACGAGGCGGGGGTGACCTTTCTCGGACTGCTCCTACTGGAGGACCCACCGAAAGACGGCATCGCGGAGACGGTGCGCGATCTCGAATCGCTCGGTGTCGGACTCAAGATCATTTCCGGGGACAACAGATACGTGGTCCACCACGTCGGTGAACTCGTCGGGTTGGCGGACGAACGGCAGGTCCTGACTGGAACGGATATCGCCGGGATGAGCGACGACGCGCTCCGTGCACGGATCGACCGGGTCAACCTCTTCGCGGAAGTCGAACCGAGCCAGAAAGAACGGATCATCGTCGCGTTGCAGGATCAGGGTCACGTGGTCGGCTATCTGGGTGACGGTATCAACGACGCGCCGTCGCTTCGCGCGGCCGATGCCGGGATTTCGGTCGATAGCGCCGTCGACGTGGCAAAGGAGGCGGCGAACATCGTGCTTCTCGAACGGAATCTGTCCGTCCTCGTCGACGGTATTCGATCGGGACGACGGACGTTCATGAACACCCTGAAGTACATCTTTCTCACCACGAGCGCGAACTTCGGCAACATGTTCAGCATGGCGGGTGCGTCGCTCTTCTTGCCGTTCCTTCCCCTCCTGCCGGTTCAGATACTGCTCATCAACCTCCTTTCGGACCTGCCAGCGATCACGATTTCGACGGACACGGTCGATAGCGAATGGGTCGATACTCCCCGTCGATGGAACATCTCGTTTATCCGGGATTTCATGGTCACGTTCGGAACCGTCAGTTCCGTCTTCGATTTCTTCACGTTCGGCGTGCTACTGATCGGTCTTCGAGCGACCGTCACGGAGTTTCGGACCGGATGGTTCGTGTTCTCCGTCCTCACGGAGGTGCTGATGGTCCTCCTGATCCGAACCCGAAAACCGATTTTCGAGAGTCGCCCGAGCGGACCGCTCGTCGTCGCCTCGCTCGCAATCGCGCTCCTGACCCCGCTCTTTCCGATGCTATTCATCGGTCGGGTGTTCGACTTCACGCCGCTGACGATACCCCTCTTCGTGGCGTTGCTCGGCCTCTTGGTCGGCTATCTGCTCACGATCGAAGTCGTGAAGCGGGTTTTCTATCGACATATCTCGCTCTGA
- the ppsA gene encoding pyruvate, water dikinase has product MRDECGDGGIIVGNDQFVRQLADVGSANVDIVGGKSANLGELTTLNVPVLPGFTTTAAGYDHYLSETGLEESIAARLDGLDPDDIDTLQRRGSEIRDDIESATIPADLERAIVEEYRLLGERLDVENPTVAVRSSATAEDLPTASFAGQQETFLNVSGETELIEAIEGCYASLFTDRAITYRFDHGFDHLAVKLACTVQAMGRADIGCSGVAFTLDPDTGFENAVVIEATYGLGELLVQGQVDPDRYVAFKPTNGIIERELGTKERRMVRRGSDTAIEAVPDNERGRLTLTDDQVTSLTTYAKRIEDHFDRPMDIEWLLDGERDELFIVQARPETVHAAATERTVRTYHRTEEGDVLLEGVSIGTAIGTGPVRILSDIREMDRFEAEDVLVTETTDPDWEPVMRKAAGIITEHGGKTSHAAIVSRELGLPAIVAADDATKTLRDGDEVTVDCTETTGRVYAGTLVYDVHEERIDEIPETETDVMLILGDPSRAFSFSDLPVDGVGLAREEFIITSAIGDHPLYAIEHDASERFIEQLRTGIATIAAAFHPRDVIVRLSDFKTDEYRNLRGGRRYEPTEANPMLGWRGASRYYDSRFREAFRLECEALRRVREDVGLDNVIVMVPFCRTPDEGRRVKRLMAEFGLAMDDLDVYVMAELPSNVVSADRFSNVFDGFSIGSNDLTQLTLGIDRNSARLAPLFHEDDEAVERSIRSLIETAHRHERRVGICGDAPSTVPGFVEFLLDADIDSISVTPDVALETMLRVAELEDD; this is encoded by the coding sequence GTGCGCGACGAGTGTGGTGACGGGGGAATCATCGTGGGGAACGATCAGTTCGTACGACAACTTGCGGACGTAGGGAGTGCCAACGTCGATATAGTTGGGGGAAAAAGCGCGAACCTCGGCGAGCTTACCACGCTCAACGTACCCGTACTTCCGGGATTCACGACCACCGCGGCGGGGTACGACCACTACTTGTCGGAAACGGGCCTCGAAGAATCGATCGCCGCTCGGCTCGACGGCCTCGATCCGGACGATATCGATACGTTGCAGCGGCGAGGATCGGAGATCCGAGACGACATCGAATCGGCGACGATACCCGCCGACCTCGAACGGGCAATCGTCGAGGAGTATCGTCTGCTTGGCGAACGACTGGACGTCGAGAACCCCACCGTCGCCGTTCGGAGTTCCGCGACGGCGGAGGATTTACCGACCGCGTCGTTCGCGGGCCAACAGGAGACGTTTCTCAACGTCTCCGGGGAGACGGAACTGATCGAGGCGATCGAAGGCTGTTATGCGTCGTTGTTCACCGACCGCGCCATCACCTACCGCTTCGACCACGGGTTCGACCACCTCGCGGTCAAACTCGCCTGTACCGTTCAGGCGATGGGCCGGGCGGACATCGGCTGTTCCGGAGTTGCGTTCACCCTCGACCCCGACACGGGGTTCGAGAACGCCGTCGTCATCGAGGCGACCTACGGGTTGGGGGAGCTACTCGTCCAAGGGCAGGTCGATCCGGACCGATACGTCGCCTTCAAACCGACGAACGGCATCATCGAGCGGGAACTCGGGACGAAAGAACGACGGATGGTCCGGCGGGGAAGCGACACCGCCATTGAAGCGGTGCCTGACAACGAACGGGGTCGTTTGACGCTCACTGACGACCAAGTCACGTCGCTCACGACGTACGCGAAACGGATTGAGGACCACTTCGACCGACCGATGGATATCGAGTGGTTGCTCGACGGCGAGCGGGACGAACTGTTCATCGTCCAAGCGCGGCCGGAAACGGTGCACGCGGCGGCGACGGAACGAACCGTCCGAACCTACCACCGAACCGAGGAAGGCGACGTTCTACTGGAAGGCGTCTCGATCGGGACCGCCATCGGTACCGGACCGGTTCGAATCCTCTCCGATATCCGCGAGATGGACCGCTTCGAAGCGGAGGACGTTCTCGTCACCGAGACGACCGACCCCGACTGGGAACCGGTGATGCGGAAGGCGGCGGGAATCATCACGGAGCACGGCGGGAAAACGTCGCACGCGGCCATCGTCTCGCGGGAACTCGGCCTTCCCGCCATCGTCGCCGCCGACGACGCGACGAAAACGCTCCGCGACGGCGACGAAGTGACGGTCGATTGTACCGAAACGACGGGCCGCGTGTACGCCGGAACGCTCGTCTACGACGTTCACGAGGAGCGGATCGACGAGATCCCCGAGACGGAAACGGACGTAATGCTCATCCTCGGGGACCCGTCCCGTGCGTTCTCGTTTTCCGACCTCCCAGTCGATGGGGTCGGACTCGCCCGCGAGGAGTTCATCATCACGTCCGCCATCGGCGACCACCCGCTATACGCCATCGAACACGACGCGTCGGAGCGATTCATCGAACAGCTACGAACCGGCATCGCGACGATCGCCGCCGCGTTCCACCCTCGGGACGTGATCGTCCGTCTCAGCGATTTCAAGACTGACGAGTATCGAAACCTCCGCGGCGGCCGTCGGTACGAACCCACGGAGGCGAACCCGATGCTCGGTTGGCGCGGTGCCTCCCGATACTACGACTCGCGGTTTCGGGAGGCGTTTCGCCTCGAATGTGAAGCGCTTCGTCGCGTTCGGGAGGACGTCGGTCTCGACAACGTGATCGTGATGGTACCGTTCTGTCGAACGCCGGACGAGGGTCGGAGGGTGAAGCGACTCATGGCAGAATTCGGGTTGGCGATGGACGACCTCGACGTGTACGTGATGGCCGAACTCCCATCGAACGTCGTTTCGGCGGATCGGTTCAGCAACGTCTTCGACGGCTTTTCCATCGGCTCGAACGACCTCACGCAACTCACGCTCGGCATCGACCGGAACTCCGCACGACTCGCACCACTGTTCCACGAGGACGACGAAGCCGTCGAACGCTCCATCCGTTCGCTGATCGAAACGGCACATCGCCACGAGCGTCGCGTCGGTATCTGTGGCGATGCCCCATCGACCGTCCCCGGATTCGTCGAGTTCCTCCTCGACGCGGATATCGACTCGATCTCAGTCACCCCCGACGTCGCGCTCGAAACGATGCTTCGGGTCGCAGAACTGGAGGACGACTGA
- a CDS encoding site-2 protease family protein, with protein sequence MRNIRLGSLFGIPIQLNLSFLIVLPLVAYLIGIQIAPLADVLNQLWNARIETGTLVRGWMPWILGVLSAVGLFVCVILHELGHSLVARRFGFGTDSITLWFLGGVSALEEIPEDWRQEFLVAIAGPFVSIVLGVICYGALVVVPTGLDAVRFIVAYLGLLNFVLALFNLLPGFPMDGGRILRALLSRTRSHARATQIAATVGKGVAVVFGILGLLSLNIFLIGVAFFVYLSASGEVIQETLSGVEDIPVSDIMTPVADWDTVEPEATVSELFERMLDQRHVGYPVIEDGQVVGIVTLDDAARVPVEKRDENTIRSVMSSDLETVSADESVEEFMTEFQRSNVGRMFVVDPYGEIIGLVTRTDLMTVLEITRQ encoded by the coding sequence ATGAGGAACATCCGTCTCGGGTCGTTGTTCGGGATACCCATCCAACTGAACCTGAGCTTTCTCATCGTCCTCCCGTTAGTCGCGTATCTGATCGGCATTCAAATCGCCCCGCTCGCCGACGTCCTCAATCAGTTGTGGAACGCTCGGATCGAGACGGGCACGCTCGTCCGCGGGTGGATGCCGTGGATACTCGGAGTGCTGTCGGCGGTCGGGTTGTTCGTCTGCGTGATCCTTCACGAACTGGGTCATTCGCTCGTCGCACGACGGTTCGGGTTCGGCACCGACTCGATCACGCTCTGGTTTTTGGGTGGTGTTTCCGCCCTCGAAGAGATTCCCGAAGATTGGCGTCAGGAGTTTCTGGTCGCCATCGCCGGTCCGTTCGTGAGTATCGTTCTCGGCGTGATCTGTTACGGGGCTCTCGTGGTCGTCCCGACCGGTCTCGATGCGGTTCGGTTCATCGTCGCCTATCTCGGTCTGCTCAACTTCGTTCTCGCGCTGTTCAACCTGTTACCCGGGTTTCCGATGGACGGCGGGCGCATCCTCCGTGCGCTCCTCTCCCGGACCCGCTCTCACGCCCGTGCAACACAAATCGCCGCGACCGTCGGGAAGGGCGTTGCGGTCGTCTTCGGCATCCTCGGACTCCTGTCGCTCAACATCTTCCTCATCGGTGTCGCCTTCTTCGTCTATCTCAGTGCCAGCGGCGAAGTCATCCAAGAGACGCTATCCGGGGTCGAGGACATCCCAGTGAGCGACATCATGACTCCGGTCGCCGACTGGGATACCGTCGAACCCGAGGCGACCGTCTCGGAGCTGTTCGAACGGATGTTGGACCAGCGACACGTCGGCTATCCCGTGATCGAGGACGGTCAGGTGGTCGGCATCGTCACTCTGGACGACGCCGCTCGCGTTCCGGTCGAAAAGCGCGACGAGAACACGATCCGATCCGTGATGAGCAGTGACCTCGAAACCGTGTCCGCCGACGAGAGCGTCGAGGAGTTCATGACGGAGTTCCAACGCAGTAACGTCGGCCGCATGTTCGTGGTCGATCCTTACGGGGAGATCATCGGCTTGGTCACACGGACCGACCTGATGACGGTTCTCGAAATCACGAGGCAGTGA
- a CDS encoding alcohol dehydrogenase catalytic domain-containing protein, producing MRVAAFSDLSGPDGVSILNRPIPEPGRREAVVSVEACSINRHDLWILEGDSAMVDTDDLPFVSGLDVAGTVRDVGEDVTDIEPGDRVVLCPNETCGTCRYCREGPENLCENFSLYHGGLAEAARVQADRLVPLPDSVGMVEAAALPTAYMTAYHMLRRVETGPTDVVFIPGVTGGVGVAGVQLAAVLDARSVGTSSSRAKLDRLESLGLDHPVEGTDPSDIRDAVADVGPVDGVLNHLGGAYTQLGLDVLRRGGRMAVCGRTAGGTSEIDVPDLFLGHKHVIGSTMGTQGDLETLVELVVDGAFTPEIDETYSLERTDAAFAAMQDRESVGKLVVTP from the coding sequence ATGCGTGTCGCAGCTTTCAGTGATCTTTCCGGACCGGATGGCGTCTCGATACTCAACCGACCGATTCCCGAACCGGGACGTCGAGAGGCGGTGGTATCGGTCGAGGCGTGTTCGATAAACCGTCACGACCTCTGGATCCTCGAAGGCGACTCCGCGATGGTCGATACGGACGATTTGCCGTTCGTCAGCGGCCTCGATGTCGCCGGAACCGTCCGGGACGTCGGCGAGGACGTCACCGATATCGAACCCGGTGACCGCGTGGTACTATGCCCGAACGAGACGTGCGGGACGTGTCGCTACTGTCGGGAGGGTCCGGAGAACCTCTGTGAGAACTTCTCCCTCTACCACGGCGGCCTCGCCGAGGCCGCTCGCGTCCAAGCCGACCGCCTCGTTCCGCTCCCGGATTCCGTGGGTATGGTCGAAGCGGCCGCGCTCCCAACGGCCTACATGACCGCGTATCACATGCTCCGCCGGGTCGAAACCGGTCCGACCGACGTGGTGTTCATCCCCGGCGTGACCGGCGGCGTCGGCGTCGCTGGCGTGCAACTCGCGGCCGTCCTCGATGCACGGAGCGTCGGGACGTCCTCCTCGCGGGCGAAACTAGACCGCCTCGAATCGCTCGGACTCGATCACCCGGTCGAGGGTACCGACCCGAGCGACATCCGGGATGCGGTCGCCGACGTCGGGCCCGTCGATGGCGTCCTCAACCACCTCGGCGGCGCGTACACCCAACTCGGCTTGGACGTTCTGCGACGCGGTGGCCGAATGGCAGTCTGCGGGCGGACGGCCGGTGGAACGTCCGAAATCGACGTTCCCGACCTCTTCCTCGGTCACAAACACGTCATCGGCAGCACGATGGGGACACAAGGCGATTTGGAGACGCTCGTCGAACTCGTCGTCGACGGCGCGTTCACACCGGAGATCGACGAAACCTACTCGCTCGAACGAACCGACGCGGCGTTCGCGGCGATGCAGGACCGTGAGAGCGTCGGTAAGCTCGTCGTAACGCCGTAG